From Leptospira congkakensis, one genomic window encodes:
- a CDS encoding Na+/H+ antiporter NhaC family protein, with the protein MEREKSHSIFFSLSPLFYLILSILFFRFVWVVAYPHPTALFVSGVISFLQRRNRKLVFLKSSFRKNFVSVLPAMEILFFVGMLIASWAYSGVLFTMIQIGILFLQPDYFLPSLAIVSAIAAMVSGSSWTTAGTLGVALMGVAEVMSFPETMAAGAIVSGCYFGDKLSPLSDTTNLASSLTHVPIWKHIRHMLKTTCISFGIAVLGFYFLNLYVWDSHQTSRITLQSGVLGDVFSSNVSWIKLIPVVLVFGSSVFKMHIRISLLLGILSAIGFSVSELGFQWDIGNTLVFGFESRSGNQILDRFLSGGGIVAILSTEVLILAAVWFGAVVEGYGYLNEILIQIKLWAKDRWDILLSTMGASFLLNLVTADQYLSLVIPARAFRSLAEEKGIPEKDISRSLEDSGTITSPLIPWNSCGAFMSTSLGVSVLSFFPFVFFNLIHVLLAVSLLLVAKNKSKSS; encoded by the coding sequence ATGGAGAGAGAAAAATCACACTCCATATTTTTCTCTCTTTCTCCACTTTTCTATTTAATCCTTTCGATTCTTTTTTTTCGATTTGTATGGGTGGTCGCCTATCCACATCCAACGGCCTTGTTTGTTTCTGGAGTGATTTCTTTTTTACAAAGAAGGAATCGGAAACTTGTATTTCTAAAATCTTCTTTTCGTAAAAATTTTGTTTCGGTTCTTCCTGCGATGGAAATTCTTTTTTTTGTAGGGATGCTCATCGCTTCCTGGGCCTATTCCGGCGTTCTTTTTACGATGATCCAAATCGGAATTTTATTTTTACAACCAGATTATTTTTTACCTTCTTTGGCGATTGTATCTGCTATTGCTGCAATGGTTTCTGGTTCCTCTTGGACCACTGCTGGTACGTTAGGTGTTGCTCTTATGGGTGTGGCAGAGGTAATGTCTTTTCCCGAAACAATGGCAGCCGGTGCTATCGTAAGTGGTTGTTATTTTGGTGATAAACTTTCTCCACTTTCTGACACAACCAACCTGGCTTCCAGTTTGACCCATGTCCCAATTTGGAAACATATCCGGCATATGTTAAAAACAACTTGTATTAGTTTTGGAATTGCGGTATTGGGGTTTTATTTTTTGAATCTTTATGTTTGGGATTCTCACCAAACATCTCGTATCACTTTACAGTCTGGTGTTTTAGGTGATGTTTTCTCTTCTAATGTTTCTTGGATCAAATTGATTCCTGTTGTTTTGGTTTTTGGATCCTCTGTTTTTAAAATGCATATTCGTATTTCTTTGTTACTTGGAATTCTTTCTGCAATTGGATTCAGTGTCAGTGAACTTGGATTCCAATGGGATATTGGAAACACTTTGGTCTTTGGGTTTGAATCTCGTTCCGGAAATCAAATTCTCGATCGGTTTTTAAGCGGAGGTGGGATCGTTGCCATTTTATCTACAGAAGTTCTGATTCTCGCTGCGGTTTGGTTTGGCGCTGTAGTGGAAGGGTATGGTTATTTAAACGAAATTTTAATTCAAATTAAACTTTGGGCAAAAGACCGCTGGGATATTTTACTTTCAACAATGGGAGCATCCTTTCTTTTGAATTTAGTAACCGCAGACCAATATTTATCTCTTGTGATCCCTGCACGTGCCTTCCGAAGTCTTGCAGAAGAAAAAGGAATCCCAGAAAAAGACATCTCGCGGTCACTAGAAGACTCGGGAACCATTACTTCTCCCCTCATCCCTTGGAATAGTTGTGGGGCGTTTATGTCTACTTCCCTTGGTGTTTCGGTATTATCTTTTTTCCCATTTGTATTCTTTAATTTAATTCATGTTTTGTTGGCCGTCTCACTCTTGCTTGTTGCAAAAAATAAATCTAAAAGTTCATAG
- a CDS encoding sigma-70 region 4 domain-containing protein — protein sequence MLPKILDEKILPLIQEARSTNDLNVLKEQLPIWMVDRLAKKRKITDDESSEMVVIILEVFSKMWLLSLNYHLTNVLGFFVTYAFNQYRNRFRHEQIPESGELYLQLWNYDSPANEEVQKELWEEASPLKAELEKLPTVTALILSLQFDLPMKQNLKQLLLWKLRETGHDIDIFFREWEEKRFRQHQLLSRLSGMITRYTRKLYETTDPKRRRWYLKQKKLWILRKSRAFDRSFFSEREIAKVLGISRKAVRNHLSQGKHELRRVGKDLLHYA from the coding sequence ATGTTACCAAAAATACTAGATGAAAAAATTCTTCCTCTCATTCAAGAAGCTAGATCCACTAACGATCTGAATGTTCTAAAAGAACAGTTGCCCATTTGGATGGTCGATCGTTTGGCAAAAAAAAGAAAAATTACAGACGATGAGAGTTCCGAGATGGTGGTGATCATTCTAGAAGTTTTTTCCAAGATGTGGCTTTTGAGTTTGAACTACCACTTAACCAATGTTCTTGGATTTTTTGTTACCTACGCTTTTAACCAGTATCGAAACCGGTTCCGTCACGAACAAATTCCAGAATCAGGGGAACTCTATTTACAATTATGGAACTATGATTCTCCGGCAAACGAAGAAGTTCAGAAAGAACTTTGGGAAGAGGCCAGTCCTTTAAAAGCGGAATTAGAAAAGTTGCCAACGGTGACAGCTTTGATCCTGTCCTTACAGTTTGACCTACCTATGAAACAAAATTTAAAACAACTCCTCCTTTGGAAGTTACGCGAAACAGGCCATGACATTGATATTTTCTTTAGGGAATGGGAGGAAAAAAGATTTCGCCAACACCAGCTTTTGTCCCGTCTTTCCGGTATGATCACAAGGTATACGCGGAAACTTTATGAAACAACTGACCCGAAACGTCGCAGATGGTATCTCAAACAAAAGAAACTATGGATTTTACGTAAGTCTCGGGCTTTCGATCGTAGTTTTTTTTCCGAACGTGAGATCGCAAAGGTATTAGGTATTTCCAGAAAGGCTGTTCGCAATCATTTGTCACAGGGAAAACATGAACTTCGTAGAGTCGGCAAAGATTTATTGCACTATGCATAA
- a CDS encoding STAS domain-containing protein gives MKIKVTSKNDVHIIKIEGAIKAGNEFELSEKIEQYIKKGQVPKFIIDLKKVPFINSAGLGTFLNIYKHIDGLNGRLVFANLNSDIENLMEITKLSSVFEIYKTLEEAEDSFEY, from the coding sequence ATGAAAATCAAAGTTACCAGTAAAAACGACGTGCACATCATTAAAATTGAAGGTGCCATCAAAGCCGGAAATGAGTTCGAGCTATCTGAAAAGATTGAACAGTACATCAAAAAAGGCCAAGTTCCCAAATTCATCATTGATTTGAAAAAGGTTCCCTTCATCAATTCAGCTGGTTTAGGAACGTTTCTCAATATATACAAACATATTGATGGCCTGAATGGTAGACTTGTATTTGCGAACTTAAATTCCGATATCGAGAACCTGATGGAAATTACAAAGCTTTCCAGTGTTTTCGAGATATATAAAACTCTGGAAGAGGCTGAAGACTCCTTCGAATATTAA
- a CDS encoding LIC_11026 family protein: MNPILKVSLGIAKTKIFRGLLVLFLLYKSVFNVFTADLIIPKLVSHFTMGKMEGSFGLFSLFFGIEINDFKLYPGVPFEKVPLVEAKQVRLRYNLPLLLFGKIKISEIGLTGAKIQIEESMGQWNFGALVKTSTKPQEPEPVSEEIPPLTEINTYLPLQASAYIHVDSVEFQLKRDTGSLHFFSIQDLSLETELETNRFTSIPLDLSVVDQIDHVLLSLNAARPIPLDLDSKDLRLQQTIPMSLRFEWDRTVSPEMFLLNTDIGKDDILLEVKGKPVQLGLRLLSDIHYDNQLDKIGINQFDLRVLGQSWLSLTGAILEVSKEKPKVNIVVEKSEMQLTSLQRSLNQLSGIVPEMKLSGDLSLAGTGIHGNWEKAEANVKLKASQLYLKMGNSKAHSIPSALIDLSSELSFADTKTLTAEKPIPYIKSLKITPSHLDYNGASLAFQGEYLETKGLDFHVNIDKFQLGDYVSGLGGKLQMDLGVLGESFVSINIHSNAKIDGFRYQLDRSRSPSSLLGLTLDSVLLFDRPFGLSEIKISNLKLDQKTITGNKALELDLKGDLRPGANLSANLQPLGLNVYTPNLLVVLPLVLKEKISPFQNLLGNQPKIKLNAKYTTSGTSKQIKADLGAELPGLEIKDLKLAADLSLSGANTDEILIRTLKMNAFGGIFHLSTNGKLLKTGKPKPPLGPYFGNLDLEFGLTSPTKQYLAKGVSFQGDLGLNLKIQNYDINGEFHSKVPSLSYNNQKCPGDQCQAYLLEEVIAKIPIQHNLAHNQEESLIVGDKSIFIKNYGRNHPPNLTIGQVLGTHPNIPNLPFEYVKKQKDTPGLSAFIEYKENYANIESLRSYSLDGLVLGKNLVFNLGNLDPKSMEFRGNFLIRDIDLKQLMAPKVRDKIDDGKLKADLNISVRDLSEPVANLDLFFSIFQIGSDFGKSALNVISPQNFLIDRITDSYSINKIDVSLSKGLVYADVYFNRSLLSLFINLEDGKISQQRMPLANFLKRAQNEIQTYQE; encoded by the coding sequence ATGAATCCAATCCTGAAGGTAAGTTTAGGAATCGCCAAAACAAAAATCTTTCGTGGACTTCTTGTCCTCTTTCTCCTCTATAAATCTGTTTTTAACGTCTTCACGGCAGACCTGATCATCCCTAAATTGGTTTCTCATTTTACTATGGGAAAGATGGAAGGGAGTTTTGGGTTATTTTCTCTCTTTTTTGGAATTGAAATCAACGACTTCAAACTTTATCCAGGGGTTCCCTTCGAGAAGGTTCCTTTGGTGGAAGCCAAACAGGTTCGACTTCGTTACAACCTTCCGCTTCTCCTTTTCGGAAAGATCAAAATTTCAGAAATTGGACTCACAGGGGCAAAAATCCAAATCGAAGAGAGTATGGGCCAGTGGAACTTTGGGGCTCTGGTCAAAACTTCGACAAAACCACAAGAACCAGAACCTGTCTCGGAAGAGATACCACCACTTACGGAAATTAACACCTATCTGCCGTTACAGGCCAGTGCCTACATTCATGTGGATTCAGTAGAGTTCCAATTAAAAAGAGATACGGGGTCCCTTCATTTTTTTTCAATCCAAGACTTGTCTTTGGAAACCGAACTTGAGACAAACCGATTTACATCCATTCCACTGGATCTATCGGTGGTGGATCAAATTGATCATGTCCTTCTTTCTCTCAATGCGGCTCGTCCAATTCCTTTGGACTTAGATTCCAAAGACTTACGCTTGCAACAAACCATTCCTATGTCCTTACGATTTGAATGGGACCGAACGGTATCACCAGAAATGTTTCTTTTGAACACTGATATCGGAAAGGATGATATCCTTTTGGAAGTGAAGGGGAAACCGGTTCAGTTAGGATTACGCCTGTTATCTGATATCCATTATGACAATCAGTTAGACAAAATTGGTATCAACCAATTTGATTTACGAGTGCTTGGACAGTCCTGGCTAAGTTTGACTGGTGCCATTCTCGAAGTTTCCAAAGAAAAACCTAAAGTAAACATTGTTGTTGAAAAGTCGGAAATGCAACTGACTTCACTTCAAAGATCTCTAAACCAACTGAGCGGGATTGTTCCTGAAATGAAGTTATCAGGAGACCTTTCTTTAGCAGGGACAGGCATTCACGGCAATTGGGAAAAAGCTGAGGCCAATGTAAAACTAAAAGCTTCGCAATTGTATTTGAAGATGGGAAATTCAAAAGCACATTCCATTCCATCTGCACTTATCGATCTATCTTCCGAACTAAGTTTCGCCGATACAAAAACTCTAACGGCTGAAAAACCAATTCCTTATATCAAATCTTTAAAGATTACACCATCACATTTAGATTATAATGGTGCTTCTTTAGCATTTCAAGGCGAATATTTAGAAACCAAAGGGTTGGACTTTCATGTAAATATCGATAAATTCCAGTTAGGTGATTATGTTTCTGGACTTGGTGGAAAGTTACAAATGGATCTGGGAGTTCTCGGAGAATCGTTTGTTTCCATCAATATTCATTCCAATGCAAAAATTGATGGTTTCCGTTACCAATTGGATCGTTCGAGATCTCCTTCTTCGTTACTGGGACTAACATTGGATTCTGTTTTGTTGTTTGATCGTCCTTTTGGTCTTTCTGAGATCAAAATCTCAAATCTAAAATTAGATCAAAAAACCATTACTGGAAACAAGGCATTAGAGTTGGATTTAAAAGGGGATTTGCGACCGGGAGCAAATCTTTCTGCCAATTTGCAACCCTTAGGTTTAAATGTTTATACTCCTAATCTTTTGGTGGTATTACCTCTTGTTCTAAAAGAAAAAATCTCTCCTTTTCAAAACCTTCTTGGGAACCAACCTAAGATAAAATTAAACGCTAAGTATACAACCTCCGGTACTTCTAAACAAATCAAAGCAGATTTGGGTGCAGAACTTCCTGGTTTAGAAATTAAAGATCTAAAATTAGCGGCGGATTTATCTTTATCTGGTGCCAATACCGATGAAATATTGATTCGAACTTTGAAGATGAATGCCTTTGGGGGAATTTTCCATCTCTCAACAAATGGTAAATTACTAAAAACCGGAAAACCAAAACCTCCATTAGGGCCATATTTTGGAAATTTAGATTTAGAATTCGGGCTCACTTCCCCCACCAAACAATACTTAGCAAAAGGCGTTAGTTTCCAAGGTGACTTAGGTTTAAATTTAAAAATTCAAAATTATGATATTAACGGTGAGTTCCATTCTAAAGTCCCATCATTGTCGTATAACAATCAAAAGTGTCCTGGGGACCAGTGCCAAGCGTATCTATTGGAAGAGGTGATTGCAAAAATTCCTATCCAACACAATTTAGCACATAACCAAGAAGAAAGTCTTATCGTAGGTGATAAGTCAATATTTATAAAAAACTATGGTCGTAACCATCCTCCAAATCTAACCATCGGACAGGTTCTTGGAACCCATCCCAATATACCCAATTTACCTTTTGAATATGTAAAAAAACAAAAGGATACTCCAGGCCTTTCGGCATTTATCGAATACAAAGAAAATTATGCGAATATAGAATCCTTACGTTCTTATTCATTGGATGGATTGGTTTTAGGAAAAAACTTGGTTTTTAATTTAGGAAATTTAGATCCAAAATCTATGGAGTTCCGTGGGAATTTTCTCATTCGTGATATCGATTTGAAACAACTCATGGCACCAAAAGTTCGGGATAAAATTGACGATGGAAAATTAAAGGCGGATCTCAATATTTCTGTTAGAGATTTGAGCGAACCTGTTGCCAATTTAGATTTGTTTTTTTCCATCTTTCAGATTGGTAGCGATTTCGGGAAAAGTGCATTAAACGTTATTTCTCCACAAAACTTTCTTATCGACCGCATAACAGATAGTTATTCTATCAATAAAATAGATGTATCTTTGTCTAAAGGGTTGGTTTATGCAGATGTATATTTTAACCGATCATTGTTATCTTTATTTATCAATCTTGAAGATGGTAAAATTTCTCAACAAAGAATGCCACTTGCAAACTTTTTGAAACGTGCACAGAACGAAATCCAAACATACCAAGAGTGA
- a CDS encoding DUF1318 domain-containing protein, whose protein sequence is MKRLILVFFLLGCKSFLNLKVPPITITNAQTAAEKQMVGEDRELEKEGWMIASIQSSSNGKSNRERLSSEDSDSEIKAHRVRLNYLMPELKKYKQHGIVGETPAGFVKLNPLASGLPTYTQYELPAKRKRVEDVTVFLNESRKIIWEKEVSNQKKKGKKEEELIKYKQSLIDEYFKSVSVGEFYETTSGRWEKFQ, encoded by the coding sequence ATGAAACGTTTGATACTCGTATTTTTTTTATTAGGATGTAAATCCTTTCTGAACTTAAAGGTTCCTCCAATCACCATCACCAATGCACAAACTGCCGCTGAAAAACAGATGGTGGGAGAAGATCGTGAATTAGAGAAAGAGGGATGGATGATTGCATCCATTCAATCCTCTTCCAACGGAAAGTCCAATCGAGAAAGGTTGAGTTCAGAAGATTCAGATTCTGAAATCAAAGCTCATCGAGTGCGTTTAAACTATTTGATGCCAGAATTAAAAAAATACAAACAACATGGTATCGTAGGAGAAACACCTGCCGGATTTGTAAAGTTGAATCCACTTGCCTCTGGTTTACCAACATACACTCAGTATGAGCTCCCCGCTAAACGGAAACGTGTAGAAGATGTAACTGTTTTTTTAAACGAATCTAGAAAAATAATTTGGGAAAAGGAAGTTTCCAATCAAAAGAAAAAAGGCAAAAAAGAAGAAGAATTAATAAAATACAAACAATCGTTAATTGATGAGTATTTTAAATCTGTTTCTGTCGGAGAATTTTATGAAACAACTTCTGGAAGATGGGAGAAATTTCAATGA